The Methylosinus sp. H3A genome has a segment encoding these proteins:
- a CDS encoding outer membrane protein has translation MKRQAFTIATSLIAAFGARAADLPIHHGAPTYVPPPAFLFEGGYIGAHVGALGFADRSAPLLPTTSGALAYNTSHGGSFLGGAHAGYDWHVNSLVFGLRVDVSGAHATNSGILPFGIGVRNMVDVDGVVRGRLGYAFDRLLLYVSGGLNLAHVRHEHFSGFALSRKDHIVGAPTIGVGAEYAFDDHWRGNVEFRVSDLSTGKSASLPFNPALGIRHDAATGAVTVGVSYRFGR, from the coding sequence ATGAAACGCCAGGCCTTCACGATCGCAACCTCTTTGATCGCCGCTTTCGGAGCGCGGGCCGCTGATCTGCCAATCCACCACGGCGCGCCGACCTACGTCCCGCCTCCGGCCTTTCTTTTCGAAGGCGGCTACATCGGAGCCCATGTCGGCGCGCTCGGCTTCGCGGATCGGTCGGCTCCGCTATTGCCGACGACCAGTGGTGCGCTGGCTTACAATACGTCCCATGGGGGCAGTTTCCTCGGAGGCGCGCACGCCGGCTACGACTGGCATGTCAACTCCCTGGTCTTCGGACTGCGGGTCGATGTCTCCGGCGCTCATGCGACAAATTCAGGAATTCTTCCATTCGGAATCGGCGTCAGGAATATGGTCGACGTCGATGGGGTTGTGCGCGGACGTCTCGGCTACGCGTTCGACAGGCTGCTGCTCTATGTGAGCGGGGGCCTGAATCTCGCCCATGTCCGACACGAGCATTTTTCAGGTTTCGCTCTTTCACGCAAGGATCACATCGTCGGCGCGCCGACGATCGGCGTCGGCGCCGAATACGCATTCGACGACCATTGGCGCGGGAACGTCGAATTCCGTGTTTCGGATCTCTCCACAGGGAAAAGCGCTTCGCTTCCGTTCAATCCGGCCCTGGGGATACGTCATGATGCAGCGACCGGCGCCGTGACTGTCGGTGTGAGCTATCGATTCGGCAGGTAG
- a CDS encoding sigma-70 family RNA polymerase sigma factor translates to MADPPSWQRRIALNLARDLTRRRRTEAKHIEFGDFPLDAPCDKARPDESVETDEKWRLLHAAIDALPPRCREVFLLYLFESLSLGMSQNMAQKHMRLAVQRCLAALR, encoded by the coding sequence ATGGCCGATCCCCCGTCCTGGCAGCGGCGGATCGCGCTCAATCTCGCACGGGATCTGACGCGCCGACGCCGAACCGAGGCAAAGCACATCGAGTTCGGCGACTTCCCCCTGGATGCGCCCTGCGACAAGGCGCGCCCCGACGAGAGCGTCGAAACCGACGAGAAATGGCGGCTTCTCCATGCGGCGATCGACGCGCTGCCGCCACGCTGCCGCGAAGTCTTCCTTCTCTATCTATTCGAGAGCCTGTCGCTCGGCATGTCGCAGAATATGGCGCAAAAACACATGCGGCTCGCCGTCCAGCGCTGCCTCGCGGCGTTGCGATGA
- a CDS encoding DEAD/DEAH box helicase, which translates to MSFFETSPALARALAERQYIDPTPVQSAVLAGDAAGRDILVSAQTGSGKTVAYGLAIASTILDDVGMVEATLPLALVIAPTRELALQVAHELEWLYHYADARLVTCVGGMDARLERRKLAEGAHIVVGTPGRLRDHIERGGLNTSGLAAVVLDEADEMLDLGFREDLEFILDSAPAGRRTLMFSATMPKGIANLARRYQSNALRIEVAGGERGHADIEYRAISVAPKDTEHAVVNLLRFVEAQTAIVFCNTRESVRHLQATLLERGFSTVLLSGELSQHERNQSMQALRDGRARVCVATDVAARGIDLPNLGLVVHAELPNDAETLQHRSGRTGRAGRKGVSALLVPASRRSRAERLLRDAGVRARWTRPPTMDDIRQLDQERLLSDPLLTAPPDEEDLRMARLLLAERSAEQIAAALVKVCRSRLPAVEDVIDPGEEPERPDAREKPAKARRERPTRSVLAGGKAWFRLDIGRSRNADPKWLLPMLCRKGNITRQDIGAIRIFEHETKVEVAESVAPNFLRDMRRPGGDNIRVERLAGDAEPSSFDPPAKKAGKAKKRPAAERRTRS; encoded by the coding sequence ATGTCCTTCTTCGAAACAAGCCCAGCACTGGCTCGAGCCCTCGCCGAACGGCAGTATATCGATCCCACGCCGGTTCAGTCCGCGGTTCTGGCCGGCGACGCCGCGGGGCGGGACATCCTCGTATCAGCACAGACTGGTTCCGGTAAAACAGTCGCTTATGGATTGGCGATCGCCTCGACCATTCTCGACGACGTCGGGATGGTCGAAGCCACTCTTCCGCTCGCGCTGGTCATTGCGCCGACGCGCGAGCTCGCTCTACAAGTCGCGCATGAGCTCGAATGGCTCTACCACTACGCCGACGCGCGGCTCGTGACTTGCGTCGGCGGCATGGACGCTCGGCTCGAGCGCCGGAAGCTCGCCGAAGGAGCGCATATCGTCGTCGGCACGCCCGGGCGCTTGCGCGATCACATCGAGCGAGGGGGACTGAATACTTCCGGCTTGGCCGCGGTGGTGCTCGACGAAGCCGATGAAATGCTCGACCTCGGTTTCCGCGAGGATCTGGAGTTCATTCTCGATTCCGCGCCGGCCGGCCGCCGCACGTTGATGTTTTCGGCGACCATGCCGAAGGGCATCGCCAATCTCGCCCGACGCTATCAGAGCAATGCGCTGCGGATCGAGGTCGCCGGCGGTGAGCGCGGCCATGCCGACATAGAATATCGCGCGATCAGCGTGGCGCCGAAGGACACGGAACACGCCGTGGTCAATCTGCTGCGCTTCGTCGAAGCGCAGACGGCGATCGTGTTCTGCAACACGCGCGAGTCCGTCCGGCACTTGCAGGCGACATTGCTCGAGCGGGGGTTCTCGACGGTGCTGCTGTCTGGCGAACTCAGCCAGCACGAGCGCAACCAATCGATGCAGGCGCTGCGTGATGGCCGCGCGCGCGTTTGCGTCGCGACCGACGTTGCTGCGCGCGGCATCGATCTGCCCAACCTCGGGCTGGTCGTCCACGCCGAGCTGCCGAACGACGCCGAAACCCTGCAGCATCGCAGCGGGCGAACCGGCCGCGCCGGCCGCAAGGGCGTGAGCGCGCTGCTGGTGCCGGCGTCGCGGCGCAGCCGCGCCGAACGATTGCTGCGCGACGCTGGCGTGCGGGCTCGGTGGACTCGGCCGCCGACTATGGACGATATACGCCAGCTCGATCAGGAGCGGCTGTTGAGCGATCCGCTGCTGACCGCGCCGCCCGACGAAGAAGATCTGCGAATGGCGAGACTTTTGCTCGCAGAGCGTTCGGCGGAACAAATCGCCGCGGCTCTCGTCAAGGTGTGCCGGTCTCGCCTTCCCGCTGTGGAAGATGTGATCGACCCCGGCGAGGAGCCCGAACGCCCGGACGCGCGCGAGAAACCGGCCAAGGCTCGGCGCGAAAGACCGACGCGCTCGGTTCTGGCTGGCGGCAAGGCGTGGTTCCGGCTCGATATCGGTCGTTCCAGGAACGCCGATCCGAAATGGCTGCTGCCGATGCTCTGCCGGAAAGGCAATATCACGCGGCAGGACATAGGGGCCATCCGAATCTTCGAGCACGAAACGAAGGTCGAGGTCGCAGAATCGGTGGCGCCGAATTTTCTTCGCGATATGCGGCGCCCAGGCGGGGACAATATCCGCGTCGAGCGGCTGGCGGGCGATGCGGAGCCGTCGAGCTTCGATCCGCCAGCGAAGAAAGCCGGAAAGGCCAAGAAACGCCCGGCCGCCGAGCGTCGCACCCGATCATAG
- a CDS encoding HAD-IC family P-type ATPase, protein MSAVDRQVDWPAVSFETALARLESSSTGLSDAEAKQRLAQYGPNRLPTGRRRGAFVRFALQFHNILIYVLIAAAVVTAFLGHWVDTAVIVAVVVINAIIGFIQEGKAERAMEAVRGMLSFHATVIRDGHRHVVDAETLVPGDVVFVQSGDKAPADLRLIRVKSLQIQEAALTGESLPVDKDVAPVAPDALLGDRSSMAYSGTVVTYGQGSGVVVATGAATEIGRISAMLSEVEELTTPLLQRMAEFARWLTLIILVVAFAVYLIGTLAWGFSAAEMFMAAVSLTVAAIPEGLPAIITITLAIGVERMARRHAIIRRLPAVETLGAVTTICSDKTGTLTRNELTVRTVATAGATYEASGSGYDPHGGFARPGQGGGQDVGRDVSCEDAADLLATLRAASLCNDAVLREEREVWTVEGDPTEGALLTAAVKAGVELRAQALELPRTDEIPFESQHRFMATLHHDHRGEGSIFVKGAPERLLEMCFWQCDAESGQQQLDAAFWIARIHEIAAKGQRVLGVAQKRAEAGRQQLAFDDVDKGLVFLGLIGLIDPPRQETLEAVRLCAQAGVGVKMITGDHAATAVAIGRELGLERAEAALTGHDLDALSDVQLREVVASTTIFARTSPEHKLRLVKALQSQGQIVAMTGDGVNDAPALKRADIGIAMGVKGTEAAKEAAEMVLADDNFASIVDAVSEGRVVYENLRKTILYLLPTNGGQALTVIFAIAIGDMPPVTPVQILWVNLVTAVTLGIALAFEPPSRGIMTRRPRAATEPILSRYYVWRIVLVSILMLIATLGLYEYAKAAGMGLDRARTVAVNTLVACEATYLFNARFLSEPSICWRGLFGSRAVLVAVGLTIALQALFTYAPFMQDWFATEALDLATWARILAASAALFLVVEIEKAAFGSTILRRWARAAFAPTSGAVRSGWRRMAAVGLLALLAAGGGLAYRALRLAPRETAPVVTASGVVQPASIVPASARVAGVVETILCDRGTKVAAGQICAKLDARPLETAVDAKRTAVVAAEKALRQRDAQLATARDDLDRKTAGRRVSRKALAMSRASLERAEEAARRAQAMLAARRSAMTAAENALSEAAIVAPADGVIVARNIEVGRDVAPGGAPPFVIGVNLSVLRIDIRAAEKSADFIREGDAATVTAKAVPDRRFSGVVRAVRRRPAEAGDLETAEIAVDVANPEIALEPGMTATIEIAADPSRSLK, encoded by the coding sequence ATGAGCGCCGTCGATCGTCAAGTCGATTGGCCGGCCGTCTCGTTCGAGACAGCTCTGGCGCGGCTCGAATCGTCCAGCACGGGGCTGAGCGACGCGGAGGCGAAGCAGCGGCTCGCTCAATATGGACCAAATCGTCTGCCGACCGGCCGACGGCGCGGCGCGTTCGTCCGTTTCGCGCTGCAATTCCACAATATCCTCATCTATGTGCTCATCGCCGCCGCCGTCGTCACCGCCTTTCTGGGACATTGGGTGGACACCGCCGTCATCGTCGCCGTGGTGGTCATCAATGCGATCATCGGCTTCATTCAGGAAGGAAAGGCCGAGCGGGCGATGGAGGCGGTTCGCGGGATGCTGTCGTTTCACGCGACGGTCATTCGCGACGGCCATCGGCATGTCGTCGACGCCGAGACTTTGGTTCCGGGCGATGTCGTGTTCGTCCAGTCGGGCGACAAGGCGCCGGCGGACCTGCGCCTTATCCGTGTGAAGTCGCTGCAGATACAAGAGGCGGCGCTGACGGGAGAGTCGTTGCCGGTCGACAAGGACGTCGCGCCCGTCGCGCCGGATGCGCTGCTCGGCGATCGGTCGTCGATGGCCTATTCGGGCACGGTGGTGACCTATGGCCAAGGCTCCGGGGTCGTCGTGGCGACGGGCGCCGCGACGGAGATCGGCCGGATCAGCGCGATGCTCTCGGAGGTCGAGGAGCTGACGACGCCGCTATTGCAGCGCATGGCCGAGTTCGCGCGATGGCTCACCCTCATCATTCTCGTCGTCGCCTTCGCCGTCTATCTGATCGGGACTCTGGCCTGGGGCTTCTCGGCCGCCGAGATGTTCATGGCGGCGGTCAGCCTCACCGTGGCGGCCATTCCGGAAGGCTTGCCGGCGATCATCACCATCACGCTGGCGATCGGCGTCGAGCGCATGGCGCGCCGCCACGCCATCATCCGCCGGCTGCCGGCGGTCGAGACGCTCGGCGCGGTGACGACGATCTGCTCCGACAAGACCGGCACGCTGACGCGCAACGAGCTCACTGTCCGCACTGTCGCGACCGCGGGCGCGACCTATGAGGCGTCCGGCTCCGGCTATGATCCTCACGGCGGCTTCGCGCGGCCCGGGCAGGGGGGCGGGCAGGACGTCGGGCGGGACGTCTCTTGCGAGGACGCCGCCGATCTGCTGGCGACGCTGCGCGCCGCCTCGCTCTGCAATGATGCGGTGCTGCGCGAGGAGAGGGAGGTCTGGACTGTCGAAGGCGATCCGACGGAAGGCGCTCTGCTGACAGCGGCGGTCAAGGCGGGCGTCGAGCTGCGCGCCCAAGCGCTCGAGCTGCCGCGGACCGACGAGATCCCTTTCGAATCGCAGCATCGCTTCATGGCGACGCTGCATCACGACCATCGGGGCGAAGGCTCGATCTTCGTGAAAGGGGCGCCGGAGCGCCTTCTCGAGATGTGCTTCTGGCAATGCGACGCCGAGAGCGGCCAGCAGCAGCTCGACGCGGCGTTCTGGATCGCGCGCATTCACGAGATCGCGGCGAAAGGCCAGCGTGTGCTGGGCGTCGCGCAGAAGCGCGCCGAGGCTGGCCGACAGCAGCTCGCCTTCGACGATGTGGACAAGGGCCTCGTCTTTCTCGGGCTCATCGGCCTGATCGATCCGCCGCGCCAAGAAACACTGGAGGCGGTGAGGCTATGCGCGCAGGCCGGCGTCGGCGTGAAGATGATCACCGGCGACCATGCCGCGACGGCGGTCGCCATCGGACGGGAGCTCGGGCTCGAGCGCGCCGAGGCGGCGCTGACCGGACATGATCTCGACGCGCTGTCCGATGTTCAACTGCGCGAAGTGGTCGCGAGCACGACGATCTTCGCCCGCACCAGCCCGGAGCACAAGCTGCGCCTCGTGAAGGCGCTGCAGAGCCAGGGCCAGATCGTCGCCATGACAGGAGACGGCGTCAATGACGCGCCGGCCCTCAAGCGCGCCGACATCGGCATCGCCATGGGCGTGAAGGGGACCGAAGCGGCCAAGGAGGCGGCGGAGATGGTGCTGGCGGACGATAATTTCGCCTCGATCGTCGACGCGGTCAGCGAGGGGCGCGTCGTCTACGAGAATTTGCGGAAGACGATCCTCTACCTCCTCCCCACCAATGGGGGCCAGGCTCTGACGGTCATTTTCGCGATCGCGATCGGCGACATGCCGCCGGTGACGCCAGTGCAGATTCTCTGGGTCAATCTCGTCACCGCCGTGACGCTCGGCATAGCGCTCGCCTTCGAGCCGCCGTCGCGTGGAATCATGACGCGTCGGCCGCGCGCCGCGACGGAGCCGATCCTGTCGCGCTACTATGTATGGAGGATCGTGCTGGTCTCGATCCTGATGCTCATCGCCACTCTGGGACTCTACGAATACGCCAAAGCGGCAGGCATGGGGCTCGACCGCGCGCGAACGGTCGCGGTCAACACGCTCGTCGCTTGCGAGGCGACCTATCTCTTCAACGCTCGCTTTCTGTCGGAGCCCTCCATATGCTGGCGCGGCTTGTTCGGCAGCCGCGCCGTGCTCGTCGCCGTCGGTCTGACGATCGCGCTCCAGGCGCTGTTCACCTATGCGCCCTTCATGCAGGATTGGTTTGCCACCGAGGCGCTCGATCTTGCGACATGGGCGCGCATCCTCGCGGCGAGCGCCGCGCTGTTCCTCGTGGTCGAGATCGAGAAGGCGGCCTTCGGCTCGACGATTTTGCGTCGCTGGGCGCGCGCCGCCTTCGCCCCAACCAGTGGCGCAGTCCGAAGCGGTTGGCGGCGGATGGCGGCCGTCGGCCTGCTTGCGCTTCTCGCGGCAGGCGGCGGACTGGCCTATCGCGCCCTGCGTCTCGCGCCACGCGAGACGGCGCCTGTCGTGACGGCGTCGGGCGTGGTCCAGCCGGCGTCGATCGTTCCGGCGTCGGCGCGCGTGGCTGGCGTCGTCGAAACGATCCTTTGTGATCGAGGAACGAAGGTCGCGGCCGGGCAAATCTGCGCGAAGCTCGACGCGCGTCCCTTGGAGACAGCCGTCGACGCGAAGCGGACCGCGGTCGTCGCGGCGGAAAAGGCGCTTCGACAGCGCGATGCGCAGCTCGCCACCGCGCGCGACGATCTCGATCGCAAGACAGCCGGGCGGCGCGTCTCGCGCAAGGCGCTGGCCATGTCTCGCGCGTCTCTCGAGCGGGCGGAGGAAGCGGCTCGGCGCGCGCAAGCCATGCTCGCGGCGCGTCGCTCGGCGATGACGGCCGCCGAAAACGCGCTGAGCGAAGCGGCGATCGTCGCGCCGGCGGACGGCGTCATTGTCGCTCGCAATATCGAGGTCGGTCGAGACGTCGCGCCCGGCGGCGCTCCGCCCTTCGTCATAGGCGTGAATCTTTCCGTCCTGCGCATCGACATTCGAGCCGCCGAGAAAAGCGCCGATTTCATCCGTGAAGGAGACGCCGCGACCGTCACGGCAAAAGCTGTTCCCGATCGCCGCTTCTCGGGCGTCGTGCGCGCCGTGCGGCGCAGGCCGGCGGAAGCGGGCGATCTCGAAACCGCCGAGATCGCCGTGGATGTGGCCAATCCGGAAATCGCCTTAGAGCCTGGAATGACCGCGACGATCGAAATTGCGGCCGATCCGTCTCGCTCTTTGAAATGA
- a CDS encoding TonB-dependent receptor, whose product MVQTYQIPPGAMSKALNAVAGKNGLQLLYDAWLTESLRSPGLVGIFSTREALDRLLIGTSLSYRFSRDGEDVSIVLAQNDSMRNDAGAEELPSIDIGAARPGDSRLRQAEPHAAEQLRHAGRVGRVGRHQDRHASHEHAGQCAGDHTEVLKDQQAITLAEALRNVSGVSVGSPGASSGFSRANGILLRGFNAGSIYRDGFRVDNVGNIDIFSSTQLGNVASIEVLKGPAAILYGLSEPGGIVNITTKGPQEQPHYSITQQIGSLALYRTTIGATGPLSADKSVLYRVDTSYENNGAPYGSFVDLTHSQNFFVVLPIIDIARKRPSGGRNAKRGGSARPRAPPQAQRSNHRRPCDTAPLLTIASKTMPSAVSPNPSMRMATAERQENRRGNKASADRGEDIGDRRAPIAHSFDDELPANVGGA is encoded by the coding sequence GTGGTGCAGACCTACCAGATTCCGCCCGGCGCCATGTCCAAAGCGCTCAACGCCGTGGCCGGTAAAAACGGCCTGCAACTCCTCTATGACGCCTGGCTCACCGAGAGCCTGCGCTCTCCGGGACTGGTTGGAATTTTTTCGACGCGAGAAGCATTGGATCGCCTCCTCATTGGCACGAGCCTCTCCTATCGCTTCTCCCGCGACGGCGAGGATGTGTCGATCGTGCTGGCGCAGAACGATAGCATGCGCAATGACGCGGGGGCGGAAGAGCTGCCGTCGATCGACATCGGCGCGGCGCGGCCGGGCGACTCGCGGCTCCGGCAAGCCGAGCCTCACGCCGCAGAACAGCTACGTCACGCCGGTCGTGTCGGTCGTGTCGGTCGGCACCAAGACCGACACGCCAGTCATGAACACGCCGGTCAATGTGCAGGCGATCACACAGAGGTGCTCAAGGATCAGCAGGCGATCACGCTCGCCGAGGCGTTGCGCAACGTAAGCGGGGTCTCTGTCGGTAGCCCCGGCGCCTCCTCGGGCTTCTCGCGGGCCAATGGAATATTGCTTCGCGGCTTCAACGCCGGGAGCATCTATCGAGACGGCTTTCGCGTCGACAACGTCGGCAACATCGATATATTTTCCTCGACACAACTCGGCAATGTGGCGAGCATAGAGGTGCTCAAGGGTCCGGCCGCCATTCTCTATGGACTCTCGGAACCGGGCGGCATCGTCAACATCACCACCAAGGGACCGCAAGAGCAGCCGCATTATTCCATCACCCAGCAGATCGGCTCGCTCGCGCTCTATCGCACCACCATCGGCGCCACCGGCCCGCTCAGCGCGGACAAGTCCGTGCTCTATAGGGTGGATACGTCCTATGAGAACAATGGCGCGCCCTATGGCTCATTCGTCGATCTGACTCATAGCCAGAACTTCTTTGTCGTCCTCCCAATAATTGACATTGCGCGGAAGCGTCCATCTGGTGGAAGAAACGCAAAGCGCGGCGGTTCCGCAAGGCCCAGGGCGCCTCCGCAAGCGCAACGCTCGAATCATCGGCGACCGTGTGACACTGCGCCATTGCTGACGATAGCAAGCAAAACCATGCCCAGCGCCGTGTCGCCGAACCCTTCCATGCGGATGGCGACGGCCGAACGGCAGGAAAATCGGCGCGGGAACAAAGCGTCTGCGGACCGCGGAGAAGATATCGGCGACCGCCGCGCGCCGATCGCCCACAGCTTCGACGATGAACTCCCGGCCAATGTCGGAGGCGCATGA
- a CDS encoding AI-2E family transporter: protein MENRQIFGLILLAGMIGLGIVVISPFWAPLAWAAILAHATDSVYRRSLHLCGQRRNLAAAVTTILLIVLIVVPVSLLLVDLQRELVGAYRDLSTKYADEPLVLPEAIVRVPVIGPVLTDLLNEVVNNPEFRKQQLNEWLEPWTRQLAGIVGAVGRSIAQFGVTAIALFFFYRDGDLMLEQIRAALRKVVGETADRYFRAVETTSNAVVSGLIVSALAQGLIAGVGYAFIGAGPPVLLGALTTLTALIPFVGTVAIWGPLGVWLLLTNQIGAGLGLLAWGALIVNPADNILKPLLISNAADIPLVVVFLGVMGGLLTFGFVGLFLGPLILAVLLAIWREWLEAEVPETER from the coding sequence ATGGAAAATCGACAGATATTCGGCTTGATCCTGCTCGCCGGCATGATCGGGCTGGGCATCGTCGTCATCAGCCCCTTCTGGGCGCCGCTCGCCTGGGCCGCCATTCTCGCTCACGCTACCGACTCCGTCTATCGGCGCAGCCTTCACCTCTGCGGACAGCGGCGGAATCTCGCGGCCGCGGTCACGACGATCCTGTTGATCGTCCTCATCGTCGTTCCGGTGTCGCTGCTGCTGGTCGATCTGCAGCGCGAGCTCGTCGGCGCCTATCGTGACCTGTCCACGAAATATGCGGATGAGCCGCTGGTTTTGCCCGAGGCGATCGTGCGCGTGCCGGTGATCGGCCCTGTCCTGACCGACCTGCTGAATGAGGTCGTCAACAATCCCGAGTTTCGCAAGCAGCAGCTCAACGAATGGCTGGAGCCTTGGACTCGTCAGCTCGCGGGAATCGTCGGCGCGGTCGGCCGTAGCATCGCGCAATTCGGCGTCACGGCGATCGCGCTGTTCTTCTTCTATCGCGACGGCGACCTCATGCTCGAGCAGATCCGCGCGGCGCTTCGAAAAGTGGTGGGGGAAACAGCTGATCGATATTTCCGAGCGGTCGAGACGACGTCCAATGCGGTCGTCTCGGGCCTGATCGTCAGCGCGCTGGCGCAAGGTTTAATCGCCGGCGTCGGCTATGCGTTCATCGGCGCCGGACCGCCGGTTCTGCTCGGCGCGCTGACCACTCTGACCGCGCTGATTCCCTTCGTCGGAACGGTGGCGATCTGGGGACCGCTCGGCGTTTGGCTCCTTCTCACGAACCAGATCGGCGCCGGCCTGGGGCTGCTCGCCTGGGGCGCGCTCATCGTCAATCCGGCCGACAATATTCTCAAGCCTCTGCTCATCAGCAACGCCGCCGACATTCCTCTCGTCGTCGTCTTTCTCGGCGTGATGGGCGGCCTGCTCACCTTCGGCTTTGTCGGATTGTTCCTCGGCCCGCTGATTCTCGCCGTGCTGCTCGCCATATGGCGGGAATGGCTGGAAGCTGAAGTTCCGGAAACGGAACGCTGA
- a CDS encoding FecR family protein — MAQRYPGAGPIRKKRRTKRKLAGAAVVATIFALLLLGDAPLYLISDHYAGVGASQRITLGDGSRIELNSRTAVALRFSGAERRILLLEGEAWFDVAPDASRPFVVEAAGGTVTALGTAFDASLDRNAAQVVVGQQSVAIASGGRSVLVEEGQQSAYATGAAARAPTEADLDRVSAWRRGQLMFENETLGEVVDALGRYRRGLVYFVNPALRARRVTGVFRIDDPLAALRQIEISLGLHAVYLTKYMIIIKEYNWIFFRSRPPLCTGDHVFQSGGAFRHSVETGMRQWRAEWFRASAEWGQRRDRGGDRDHRSGGAGLTRPRRHFRRAARRRGADLPDSARRHVQSAQRRGR; from the coding sequence ATGGCGCAGCGCTACCCCGGCGCCGGGCCGATTCGAAAGAAGCGCCGGACGAAGCGCAAGCTCGCGGGCGCAGCCGTTGTGGCGACGATCTTCGCCCTGCTGCTGCTCGGAGACGCGCCGCTCTATCTGATTTCGGATCATTACGCCGGAGTCGGCGCATCCCAGCGGATCACGCTCGGCGACGGCTCCAGGATCGAGCTCAATTCCAGGACCGCGGTCGCCCTGCGCTTCTCCGGCGCGGAACGGCGCATCCTCCTGCTGGAAGGAGAGGCCTGGTTCGACGTGGCTCCCGACGCCTCACGCCCTTTCGTCGTCGAAGCGGCAGGCGGGACGGTCACGGCGCTCGGCACCGCCTTCGACGCCTCGCTGGACCGGAACGCCGCGCAAGTCGTGGTCGGACAGCAGAGCGTCGCGATCGCGAGCGGCGGACGCTCCGTGCTCGTCGAGGAAGGACAGCAGAGCGCCTATGCGACAGGCGCCGCGGCTCGGGCGCCGACGGAGGCCGATCTCGACCGCGTCTCGGCTTGGCGCCGGGGCCAGCTGATGTTCGAAAACGAAACGCTGGGCGAGGTCGTCGACGCGCTCGGACGCTATCGCCGCGGCCTCGTCTATTTCGTGAATCCGGCGCTGAGGGCACGTCGGGTGACGGGCGTCTTCCGCATCGACGATCCGCTCGCCGCCTTGCGGCAGATCGAAATCTCGCTCGGCCTGCATGCGGTCTATCTAACTAAGTATATGATTATAATCAAAGAATATAACTGGATTTTTTTTCGTTCTCGACCTCCTCTTTGCACCGGCGATCACGTGTTTCAAAGTGGAGGGGCATTTCGCCACTCGGTCGAAACGGGGATGCGGCAATGGCGGGCAGAATGGTTCAGGGCGAGCGCGGAATGGGGACAACGACGCGATCGCGGCGGCGATCGCGACCATCGCAGCGGGGGCGCCGGGCTCACCCGCCCGCGCCGCCATTTCCGCCGAGCAGCGCGCCGACGTGGTGCAGACCTACCAGATTCCGCCCGGCGCCATGTCCAAAGCGCTCAACGCCGTGGCCGGTAA